A genomic region of Dermacentor andersoni chromosome 9, qqDerAnde1_hic_scaffold, whole genome shotgun sequence contains the following coding sequences:
- the LOC126527431 gene encoding uncharacterized protein: MTRVLVAGDSMVKYADQYFPSRRSLSVSVAAHRGVRIEHLLSMIADKLAGFDVVIVHVGTNNTVDSVSVCMDKYRQLAQGIIERNPMVHVAFSAILPRGQNQYSSWEAQSSWLHDLNGNYKRINSALMQYCHECGYTFLGGLVDNWPSCLSRDGVHPSRFGNKVLADFLYQGACTLSIHLERSRIQQSYKETQAPSSWTSWTRQDSIPAISEADFPPLEARHQPAYQNPSRCWIFTCWRCPCPLQGKQGLVHLGQPAFPHFPWHKCTK; this comes from the exons ATGACACGTGTTTTGGTTGCCGGTGACTCGATGGTGAAATACGCGGACCAGTATTTCCCATCGCGTCGTAGTTTGTCAGTCAGTGTTGCCGCGCATAGAGGAGTAAGGATTGAGCATTTGCTGTCAATGATTGCTGACAAGCTAGCTGGTTTTGATGTTGTCATTGTGCACGTTGGCACTAACAACACTGTTGACAGTGTCAGCGTGTGCATGGACAAGTATCGCCAGCTCGCTCAGGGGATCATTGAGAGAAATCCCATGGTGCATGTAGCTTTTTCTGCCATTCTTCCTCGGGGGCAGAATCAGTACAGCTCATGGGAAGCTCAGTCCTCATGGTTGCATGACCTGAATGGTAACTACAAAAGGATTAACAGTGCCCTGATGCAGTACTGCCACGAGTGCGGCTACACATTCCTGGGTGGTCTCGTGGACAACTGGCCCAGTTGCCTGAGCAGAGATGGTGTCCACCCGAGCCGCTTTGGTAACAAGGTGCTGGCAGACTTCCTGTACCAGGGGGCCTGCACCCTGTCCATCCATCTGGAGAGAAGCCGCATCCAGCAGTCCTACAAGGAGACCCAGGCACCTTCTTCATGGACCAGTTGGACTCGGCAGGACAGCATCCCTGCCATCTCCGAGGCTGACTTTCCCCCGCTTG AGGCACGGCACCAACCAGCCTACCAGAACCCTTCAAGGTGCTGGATTTTCACTTGTTGGCGGTGTCCGTGTCCGTTGCAAGGGAAGCAAGGCTTGGTTCACCTGGGACAGCCTGCCTTCCCCCACTTTCCATGGCACAAGTGTACCAAGTAG